In the genome of Leptospira inadai serovar Lyme str. 10, one region contains:
- a CDS encoding ABC transporter permease subunit: MGNYFLKRLFLILPTLLGITFLVFILSHLAPGGPLETEIAKIRGYASLQGAQANQISQEEIEILRKRLHLDKPIPIAYLFWLKDIISLDLGDSRLHSRPVSELISEKIPVSLTFGLSGFFLSYLICIPLGIAKALRSGEAFDAGTSIIILLAYSIPVFALAMLLLYVFASGEVFSWFPLGHEVSDEYESLGFFDRIRDRLEHMFLPVICYISGSFAVLTLLMKNSLLDQISKEYVRTAIAKGMSFKDAVFRHAFRNSLIPIATGFGSNISLVLAGSLIIELVFNIDGMGLLSFQAVTERDTDLMMGLLLIQSLLALFGNILSDICYIWIDPRINFEA, from the coding sequence ATGGGAAATTATTTTCTAAAAAGATTGTTTTTGATTCTTCCGACTTTATTAGGGATTACCTTTCTCGTCTTTATTCTTTCTCATCTAGCACCCGGCGGGCCTCTTGAAACGGAAATCGCTAAAATTAGAGGTTATGCCAGCTTGCAAGGCGCGCAAGCGAATCAGATTAGCCAGGAAGAAATCGAGATTCTAAGAAAGCGACTTCACTTAGATAAACCGATTCCGATCGCCTATCTTTTTTGGTTGAAAGATATTATCAGCCTCGACCTAGGAGATTCCCGTCTGCACTCAAGGCCGGTTTCGGAACTTATTTCCGAGAAAATTCCGGTGTCTTTAACGTTCGGACTTTCAGGTTTCTTTCTTTCCTACCTGATTTGCATTCCGTTAGGAATCGCAAAAGCTCTTCGTAGCGGAGAGGCGTTCGATGCGGGAACAAGCATCATAATTTTATTGGCATATTCGATTCCGGTTTTTGCCCTAGCTATGCTTTTACTGTATGTGTTTGCTTCGGGCGAAGTTTTTTCCTGGTTTCCGTTAGGTCATGAGGTTTCGGACGAATACGAGTCTCTGGGATTTTTCGATCGAATTCGAGATCGATTGGAACATATGTTTCTTCCGGTTATCTGTTATATTTCCGGCTCATTCGCTGTTCTTACTTTATTAATGAAGAATTCTCTATTGGATCAAATCTCGAAAGAATACGTACGAACGGCAATCGCGAAAGGAATGTCCTTTAAGGACGCGGTATTTAGACATGCTTTTCGGAACAGTTTGATTCCGATCGCTACGGGTTTCGGATCGAATATCAGTTTAGTCTTGGCCGGATCTTTGATTATAGAGTTAGTATTTAATATAGACGGAATGGGTCTCTTAAGCTTTCAAGCAGTCACGGAAAGAGATACGGACTTGATGATGGGACTATTACTAATCCAAAGTTTACTCGCCTTATTCGGTAATATTCTTTCCGACATTTGCTATATTTGGATCGATCCAAGGATCAATTTCGAAGCATGA
- a CDS encoding ABC transporter permease subunit, with translation MSPLLQRRFKKFKSNPRAWISLWILLLSYGLSLFAPLLANNQPWVVSYSGKIYFPIFEFYTDQTFGGSNLTAPNYKKLAASEAFKQNQNWVLFPPVPYGYNEDNLENLEVDDAPPSSPGKKHWLGTDDRGRDVFTRIFYAYRNSMSFGLVLVVMELLLGTVIGGIQGYFGKRTDIILQRIVEILSAIPFLYLILIMGSFFGRGFLVLLITYASLSWIGISAYMRGEFYKLKTQTYVDAARALGASPWKIMKNHILPNAITPLVTFLPFTLIGAVGILSALDFLGYGIPAPNPSWGEMIGQGRENLRAWWLITFPSLALALTILLTSFVGEGLRDSFDAKERTSYE, from the coding sequence ATGAGTCCTCTTTTACAAAGGCGATTTAAGAAATTCAAATCCAATCCTCGGGCCTGGATTTCTCTCTGGATTCTCCTGCTGTCCTACGGGCTCTCTTTATTCGCTCCCTTATTGGCGAATAATCAGCCCTGGGTCGTTTCCTATTCGGGAAAAATTTATTTTCCGATTTTCGAATTTTATACCGATCAGACATTCGGGGGAAGCAATTTGACCGCCCCTAATTATAAGAAGTTAGCGGCGAGCGAGGCTTTTAAACAAAACCAGAATTGGGTTTTGTTTCCGCCGGTTCCATACGGCTATAACGAAGATAATCTCGAAAATCTAGAAGTGGACGACGCTCCGCCTTCTTCGCCGGGAAAAAAGCATTGGTTAGGAACCGATGATCGAGGCCGAGACGTCTTTACGAGAATTTTCTACGCCTATAGAAACTCGATGAGTTTCGGACTAGTGCTCGTAGTAATGGAATTGCTTTTAGGAACCGTAATCGGCGGGATCCAAGGATATTTCGGAAAGAGAACGGATATCATTCTCCAGAGAATCGTCGAAATCTTATCCGCAATTCCCTTCCTTTATTTAATTTTAATCATGGGATCCTTTTTCGGAAGAGGGTTTTTAGTACTATTGATCACTTATGCTTCGTTGAGTTGGATCGGAATCAGCGCGTATATGCGAGGTGAATTTTACAAACTCAAAACGCAGACGTACGTAGACGCCGCTCGCGCCTTAGGAGCGAGTCCTTGGAAAATTATGAAAAACCATATTCTTCCCAACGCAATCACTCCTCTTGTCACTTTTTTACCTTTTACTCTGATCGGAGCGGTAGGAATCTTAAGCGCCTTAGATTTTCTAGGATACGGAATTCCCGCGCCGAATCCCTCTTGGGGAGAAATGATCGGACAGGGTAGGGAAAATCTACGCGCCTGGTGGTTAATTACGTTTCCATCACTTGCGCTCGCTTTAACGATTTTACTCACATCGTTCGTCGGCGAAGGTCTTCGAGACTCTTTCGATGCTAAGGAAAGGACGTCGTACGAATGA
- a CDS encoding ABC transporter ATP-binding protein: MKANDVILSVSNLSLDLRTEIGYVPLLQNLSFQLEKGKVLALVGESGCGKSICSLALTKLLPLDLFRVAGGEILFESQNLLTLPSKKLEKIRGKDIAYVFQEPFSSLDPLQKIKDQMTEGYLIHSVGSRKEAEQKAEYLLSSVGITDVTMRMESYPHQLSGGILQRVCIAMALMCNPKLLIADEPTSALDVTVQAQLVELLLKLKGEFGLSVLFISHDFGLVSHIADKICVLYAGNVSEIGETDSVIEFPSHPYTQDLLNSLPSRFITTGAFKTIEGRVPSPGSYPPGCHYQNRCRSAFQRCRESKPELYPTNRTEHLSSCFLVSDKGGKI; the protein is encoded by the coding sequence ATGAAGGCGAACGATGTCATTTTATCCGTTTCTAATCTAAGTTTGGATCTTAGAACCGAAATCGGCTACGTTCCACTATTGCAAAATCTTTCCTTCCAATTGGAAAAGGGAAAAGTTCTAGCACTCGTGGGAGAATCGGGCTGCGGAAAATCGATTTGCTCCTTAGCACTGACGAAACTTCTTCCATTGGATTTATTCCGAGTCGCAGGAGGAGAGATCCTGTTCGAAAGCCAGAATCTATTAACGCTTCCATCCAAAAAACTCGAGAAAATTCGTGGTAAGGACATCGCATACGTGTTCCAAGAACCCTTCTCTTCCTTGGATCCCTTGCAAAAGATAAAAGATCAAATGACCGAGGGTTATCTAATTCATTCCGTCGGGTCCAGAAAGGAAGCCGAGCAAAAGGCCGAGTATTTACTTTCTTCGGTCGGAATCACGGACGTTACGATGAGAATGGAATCTTATCCTCATCAACTTAGCGGAGGAATTTTACAAAGGGTATGCATTGCGATGGCTTTGATGTGCAATCCTAAGCTGCTTATCGCCGACGAACCCACATCGGCGCTCGACGTCACCGTACAGGCACAGCTCGTGGAATTATTACTGAAATTAAAGGGAGAGTTCGGTCTCTCGGTACTATTCATATCGCATGATTTTGGATTGGTAAGCCATATCGCGGACAAGATTTGCGTATTATACGCCGGCAACGTATCCGAAATCGGTGAAACCGATTCGGTTATAGAATTTCCGTCTCATCCTTATACTCAGGATTTATTAAATTCGCTCCCGTCTCGATTCATTACGACAGGCGCTTTTAAAACGATCGAGGGTCGAGTTCCTTCTCCCGGCTCCTATCCGCCGGGTTGTCATTACCAAAACCGCTGCCGCTCGGCCTTTCAGCGCTGCCGTGAATCGAAACCCGAGCTTTATCCTACGAATCGCACCGAACATTTATCTTCCTGTTTTCTCGTTTCCGATAAAGGCGGAAAGATATGA
- a CDS encoding ABC transporter ATP-binding protein — translation MNSLLEIRDLTVGFGKETFFGRKKTKLLAVENVSLSLLDGETLGLVGESGCGKSTLGRAILKLLKPSGGGISYKGKDILSLSDKEFLPFRKKIQIVFQDPYSSLNPRMNIKEILTEGLLLHEKRSDESVEESSRAILENVGLPTDILYRYPHEFSGGQRQRIAIARALVLKPEFIVLDEAVSALDVSTQAQVLLLLQELKRDFGLSYLFISHDLGIVRAISDRIAVMYLGRIVETGPTDKVFDIPSHPYTKALFGSIFDIENRKTKKIPLKGEVPSILNKPKGCHFHTRCPIAQPVCGEQTPEWKTITQDHKALCHFPLEK, via the coding sequence ATGAATTCTTTATTAGAAATACGTGATTTAACGGTAGGCTTCGGAAAGGAGACTTTTTTCGGAAGAAAGAAGACCAAATTACTTGCGGTCGAGAACGTCAGTCTCTCTCTCTTGGATGGAGAGACTCTAGGATTAGTGGGAGAGTCCGGTTGCGGAAAATCCACTCTGGGTCGAGCGATACTTAAATTATTAAAACCTAGCGGAGGAGGAATTTCCTATAAGGGTAAGGATATTCTTTCCTTATCGGACAAGGAATTCCTGCCTTTTCGAAAAAAGATTCAGATCGTATTTCAAGACCCTTATTCCTCCCTCAATCCAAGAATGAATATTAAGGAAATATTAACCGAAGGCTTACTACTTCATGAAAAAAGAAGCGACGAATCCGTCGAAGAGTCGTCTCGAGCGATTCTGGAGAATGTCGGGCTACCTACGGATATTTTATATCGATATCCCCACGAATTTTCCGGCGGGCAAAGACAGAGAATTGCCATCGCGCGTGCACTCGTTTTAAAACCGGAATTCATCGTTTTAGATGAAGCAGTTTCGGCATTGGATGTTTCCACGCAGGCCCAAGTGTTGCTGCTTCTCCAAGAACTAAAAAGGGATTTCGGATTATCCTACCTATTTATCTCGCATGATCTAGGAATCGTTCGGGCAATATCGGATCGGATCGCTGTCATGTATTTGGGCCGCATCGTCGAAACAGGGCCGACGGACAAGGTTTTCGATATCCCGTCCCACCCTTACACAAAAGCACTATTCGGATCCATCTTCGATATCGAAAATAGGAAGACGAAGAAAATTCCTCTCAAAGGCGAAGTCCCTAGTATTTTAAATAAACCGAAAGGTTGTCATTTTCATACCAGGTGCCCGATTGCCCAACCTGTCTGCGGCGAACAAACTCCGGAGTGGAAAACGATTACGCAGGATCATAAAGCCTTATGTCATTTTCCGTTGGAGAAATGA
- a CDS encoding AsmA family protein: MRSWDVVSDYLEKKRIRILFCVSLIVILFLVLVYFPFLQRKEFYKEFLLNQISQATGLNIEVRDSDLIIFPFPGIELNHVSIKKNNVLLAVSNRIDLDISWFGLLRGVIELRDLSIEGGSLFLERRKDGSFDLLEYLKEGDQNQDQRSSVKLIPENLAPNLGLSAKNFIGIGLKNVEINNFTLEYKEDSHNREYRVYFYKSRSSVSFYGTELEFLFKGKIDEQPIDLQITAALQKSTTNWDKLQFKVVLNLEELSLSLLRDLFFIFPSADFSKTTITGRIEASKEENSSIHFKVRSLVKNLAYKGGIPFGKIKADVNFDLDPFERKISLSFVDALWEGVAKVTGTGSVNWKNRTVGQFDIHSDYADYHNLIKLCKLFQVRDDLFDPQSPPGIFYINAELNNLFAFKHRFLSVKGEAKYVYPMIAIPSFHAFIYNGEIVGKAKIFPFVPKIEVEGEAFRLQSDRILLPYLSERIISGELYSRFILETSIRDRSKETVAELFANMVGSGNLEIRNGELIGYANFMIPVLNTLGKIISFKGVDGRKFQFSDLKSDLRVKNNRLFFPNLSIEGSGMEVDGNGNLGFDKRIDMILYLRLGGKVVGQAAKIPILYKGIFGKGIPYIDPIWLGSVYAGSILLGPYLLPLGGPYGGGVAGSVIGEYVRDLWDGVNSLFGGSDDDTSKKPKGK; encoded by the coding sequence ATGCGCTCCTGGGATGTCGTTTCCGATTATCTTGAAAAGAAAAGAATACGGATTCTTTTTTGCGTCTCGCTTATAGTAATTTTATTTTTGGTTCTAGTTTATTTTCCTTTTTTGCAGAGAAAAGAGTTTTATAAGGAATTTTTGTTAAACCAAATCAGTCAAGCTACGGGATTAAATATCGAAGTTAGGGATTCCGATTTAATAATTTTTCCTTTCCCGGGTATAGAACTAAATCATGTTTCCATAAAAAAGAATAATGTTCTTTTAGCCGTAAGTAATCGAATCGATCTGGATATTTCCTGGTTCGGCTTACTCCGAGGAGTGATAGAATTAAGGGACCTTTCCATAGAAGGCGGTTCCCTTTTTTTAGAAAGGCGAAAAGACGGTTCTTTCGACTTACTAGAGTATCTGAAAGAGGGAGACCAAAATCAGGACCAACGGTCTAGCGTAAAACTTATTCCTGAAAATTTGGCGCCAAACCTAGGTCTATCCGCGAAGAATTTTATCGGAATCGGATTAAAGAACGTTGAAATAAATAATTTCACGTTAGAATACAAAGAAGATTCGCATAATCGCGAATACAGAGTATATTTTTATAAATCGAGAAGTTCCGTCTCCTTTTACGGAACCGAGTTGGAATTTCTATTTAAAGGAAAGATAGATGAACAACCGATCGATTTACAAATCACCGCCGCACTCCAAAAATCGACGACGAATTGGGACAAACTTCAATTCAAAGTCGTTTTAAATTTAGAAGAGCTTTCTCTTTCTTTACTCAGGGATTTATTCTTTATTTTTCCTTCGGCGGATTTTTCAAAAACTACGATTACGGGACGAATCGAAGCTTCTAAAGAAGAGAATTCTTCCATCCATTTTAAGGTTCGATCCTTAGTGAAGAATCTTGCGTACAAAGGAGGCATCCCCTTCGGAAAAATCAAAGCAGACGTAAATTTCGATCTGGATCCTTTTGAACGCAAAATTTCCTTATCTTTCGTGGATGCGTTATGGGAAGGGGTGGCAAAAGTCACCGGAACGGGCAGCGTAAATTGGAAAAATCGAACGGTCGGCCAATTCGATATTCATAGCGACTATGCAGATTATCATAATCTTATAAAGCTTTGTAAATTATTCCAAGTTCGTGACGACCTATTCGACCCCCAATCCCCTCCCGGAATTTTTTATATCAACGCCGAATTAAATAATCTCTTTGCATTCAAACATAGATTTTTATCCGTAAAGGGAGAAGCTAAATACGTCTATCCCATGATTGCCATCCCGAGCTTTCACGCATTCATATATAACGGCGAAATTGTCGGTAAAGCCAAGATCTTCCCGTTCGTGCCTAAGATCGAAGTGGAAGGCGAAGCGTTTCGACTTCAATCGGATAGGATCTTATTACCTTACCTTTCCGAGAGAATTATTAGCGGCGAACTTTATAGCAGGTTTATTCTCGAAACGTCCATTCGCGATCGATCGAAAGAAACCGTAGCGGAACTGTTCGCCAATATGGTCGGTTCCGGAAATCTAGAAATTAGAAACGGGGAATTGATAGGATACGCAAATTTCATGATTCCCGTACTGAATACTCTCGGAAAAATCATCAGCTTTAAAGGCGTAGACGGAAGAAAATTCCAGTTTTCCGATCTGAAGTCCGACTTAAGAGTCAAAAATAACCGACTTTTCTTTCCCAACTTATCCATCGAAGGAAGCGGAATGGAAGTCGATGGAAACGGAAATTTAGGTTTTGATAAACGAATCGATATGATCCTTTACCTTCGCTTGGGCGGTAAAGTAGTAGGGCAGGCGGCAAAAATACCCATCCTCTACAAAGGAATTTTCGGAAAAGGAATTCCTTATATCGATCCGATTTGGTTGGGTTCCGTCTATGCGGGTTCTATCTTACTCGGTCCCTATCTTCTACCCTTGGGTGGTCCGTATGGAGGAGGCGTTGCGGGTTCAGTGATCGGGGAATACGTTCGCGATTTATGGGACGGAGTTAACAGTTTGTTCGGCGGTTCCGACGACGATACTTCGAAAAAACCCAAAGGCAAATAG
- a CDS encoding LTA synthase family protein, which produces MKRLPSNLKLIGGYALFFGTILVGYKAAFLWIYSYRLQGVESKDVLFALFVGLRFDFSVIGILLGTFAVLSAIPYLNRYKYYVFFWGYTPILISVWMISHLIADIIYFENANKHIGYEGFVFIGKDLGVILKSAFEDSPIFIASALALFSIFLPVSTYYFLKYNPYRYEPGNRKNESVQCCILLIISIIAIRGGIQETPLRASNAIVSSHAFVNNIALNGIFTSIMDLKSQSIPNYLSLDMDQAVAVVQAEISYPGAQFVSKKFPLLRKQNQTNFGMSPNVVLILLENWTGKFINPISDGKIAGKELTPHFNRLLREGRFYTRFFASGGRTTNGMLSVLTGISDRPGLTVVRTHQVLGNFSGIGNIFKKLGYETFFVTGGDLSFDNKATLIPHWGFDTVVGEKEIAKMNRFRLGAWGYDDADVLQVLHEKISASKKPFLGVSLTLSTHYPYRPPAGRFRIFDSSVQDFEYLNVYHYADWAIQDFISRAKKSGYFKNTVFIFVADHTHHRYLDYYEDRNIPFLIYAPDRIQPGIDDHYASQLDVIPTVLGLVGKEAYFSAMGRDLLSPKHSASAYFAYGNLFGWIENDLFYTHFVDGNRNLKYTVNPPRVFSSICDSKPEICDSHFLKGRAFLNLGHELLNRNLIFPSEEELERRAF; this is translated from the coding sequence ATGAAACGTCTCCCTTCGAATCTTAAGTTAATAGGTGGTTACGCTCTCTTTTTCGGTACAATTCTGGTCGGTTACAAAGCCGCATTTTTATGGATTTATTCTTACCGATTGCAAGGTGTAGAATCCAAGGACGTTCTCTTTGCTTTATTTGTCGGTTTGCGATTTGATTTTTCTGTAATTGGAATTCTCTTAGGAACGTTTGCGGTATTATCCGCAATTCCCTACTTGAATCGTTACAAATACTACGTCTTTTTTTGGGGATACACTCCGATTCTCATCAGCGTTTGGATGATTTCGCATTTAATAGCCGATATCATTTATTTTGAGAATGCCAACAAACATATCGGCTACGAAGGCTTCGTATTTATCGGAAAAGATCTAGGAGTTATTCTTAAGTCGGCTTTCGAAGACAGCCCTATATTTATCGCCTCCGCCTTGGCACTATTTTCGATTTTCCTGCCGGTATCGACTTATTACTTTTTGAAATATAATCCCTACCGGTATGAACCGGGAAATCGGAAAAACGAATCGGTCCAGTGCTGTATTCTATTAATAATTTCGATTATCGCAATTCGAGGAGGAATTCAAGAAACTCCCCTGAGAGCTAGCAATGCGATCGTTTCCAGTCATGCGTTCGTGAATAATATCGCGTTAAACGGTATTTTCACTTCCATAATGGATTTAAAAAGCCAATCTATTCCGAATTATTTATCTCTAGATATGGATCAGGCGGTGGCTGTCGTTCAGGCGGAGATTAGCTATCCGGGCGCGCAATTCGTCAGTAAAAAATTTCCGCTTTTGAGAAAGCAAAACCAAACGAACTTCGGGATGTCGCCCAATGTCGTATTGATTCTTTTAGAGAATTGGACGGGAAAATTCATCAACCCGATATCCGACGGTAAAATCGCCGGAAAGGAACTCACTCCTCACTTTAATCGACTTCTACGGGAAGGTAGATTCTACACGCGCTTCTTTGCCTCGGGCGGTAGAACCACAAACGGGATGCTGTCCGTATTGACCGGTATATCCGATAGACCGGGGCTTACAGTAGTACGAACTCACCAAGTATTGGGTAATTTTTCCGGAATCGGAAATATCTTTAAGAAGCTCGGTTACGAAACATTCTTTGTTACCGGTGGTGATTTAAGTTTTGATAATAAAGCAACATTAATACCTCATTGGGGATTCGATACCGTCGTGGGTGAAAAAGAAATAGCCAAAATGAATCGGTTTCGATTGGGAGCATGGGGATATGACGACGCGGACGTATTACAAGTACTGCATGAAAAAATCTCCGCATCTAAAAAACCCTTTTTAGGTGTTTCTCTCACTCTTTCGACGCACTATCCGTATCGACCTCCCGCGGGAAGATTTAGGATTTTCGACTCTTCCGTCCAAGATTTCGAGTATCTAAACGTTTATCATTATGCCGATTGGGCAATTCAGGATTTTATTTCTAGGGCGAAAAAGTCCGGATACTTTAAGAATACGGTTTTCATTTTTGTGGCGGACCATACTCATCATCGATATTTGGATTATTACGAAGATCGTAATATTCCATTTTTGATCTACGCTCCGGATAGAATTCAGCCCGGTATCGACGATCATTATGCCTCTCAATTGGATGTAATACCGACCGTTCTTGGCTTAGTCGGAAAAGAAGCCTACTTCTCCGCTATGGGCAGAGATTTGCTTTCTCCAAAACATTCCGCTTCCGCATACTTTGCTTACGGTAATTTGTTCGGTTGGATAGAAAACGATCTTTTTTATACGCACTTTGTCGACGGAAATAGAAATCTAAAATATACCGTCAATCCTCCACGCGTTTTTTCTTCCATTTGCGACTCCAAACCCGAAATCTGCGATTCTCACTTTTTGAAAGGAAGGGCTTTTTTGAATTTAGGACACGAACTATTAAATCGAAATTTAATTTTTCCGTCTGAAGAAGAACTGGAGCGGCGAGCCTTTTGA
- a CDS encoding MutS family DNA mismatch repair protein, which produces MREEKKLRLLSSLRLLAFGAFLTWIFATYIIRVSSEIYYLPSIFFLWAFYRLLALYQARRDKSKRLEVWRGLIERQKARLSLNADGYPKLKREIYREISMDRNLPSWTKDLDFLGEKGILARIDTTSTLAGYSKFLGYFLDPDLTSAVRERQGSVSALSRRSGVLQKILRQFGLYEASIPAKKEIKEEALPSYIPSILRYDKDREAPREVSPPSGLFKEEPKEFWKRALANQGRWIRFIFPFWIVFVWLAVLIGLVFGKTWGFGFFLLNLGLFGIYRNASLELISPLAQQAETLSELGKLLRYVLRSKVIGTSGREFLRDWTDAEFVRCWKELRKIADRASYSQAPLPHSVLNFLFLFDLWFWKRYDQWWEEWGKKILPAFEELCELDSLLPLANLRWIEPSFTFPSILKESDGKKIEAKDLVHPLIHAEKRVPNNLEPVAPGDLLLLTGSNMSGKTTYLRSVGICGILSMAGAPVPASSFSTPLLKVHSSIRNEDSVDEGISFFYAEVRRLAKILTEVSDSKSEHLVLLDEILKGTNSRERTLACKGILKRLKSSRVFGIVTTHDLELAGLSGLLLRHFREEIKDGKMSFDYRIRPGIVQSSNALEVLKLEGLDLDFN; this is translated from the coding sequence TTGCGCGAGGAAAAAAAATTACGCTTACTATCGTCATTGAGGCTCCTGGCGTTCGGTGCCTTTCTTACCTGGATTTTTGCCACATATATAATTCGGGTTTCTTCCGAAATTTACTATCTTCCATCCATATTTTTTCTTTGGGCCTTTTATCGTCTTCTAGCCCTTTATCAAGCGCGAAGAGATAAATCGAAGCGTCTGGAAGTTTGGCGCGGGCTTATAGAACGTCAAAAAGCAAGATTGTCGTTGAACGCAGATGGTTATCCGAAATTGAAACGGGAAATATACCGTGAAATTTCTATGGATCGGAATTTACCTTCCTGGACCAAAGATTTGGACTTTCTGGGTGAGAAAGGTATTTTGGCCAGGATTGATACGACATCCACCCTTGCCGGTTACTCTAAATTTCTAGGATACTTTTTAGATCCCGATTTAACGTCGGCCGTTCGCGAAAGGCAGGGCAGCGTTTCAGCTCTCTCCCGGCGATCCGGAGTATTGCAAAAGATTCTGCGTCAATTCGGATTATACGAAGCGTCCATCCCGGCCAAAAAAGAAATTAAAGAAGAAGCTCTCCCATCCTACATTCCTTCGATTTTACGTTACGATAAAGATAGAGAGGCTCCGAGAGAAGTTTCGCCTCCAAGCGGATTATTCAAGGAAGAACCGAAGGAGTTTTGGAAGCGAGCTTTGGCAAATCAAGGAAGATGGATTCGATTCATCTTTCCTTTCTGGATCGTATTCGTATGGCTCGCCGTTCTTATCGGCCTCGTTTTCGGGAAAACTTGGGGGTTCGGTTTTTTCTTATTAAACCTAGGACTTTTCGGAATTTATAGAAATGCATCCTTAGAGTTGATCTCACCTTTGGCCCAACAAGCGGAAACGTTATCCGAACTAGGGAAATTATTAAGATACGTTTTAAGATCAAAGGTAATCGGGACTTCCGGCCGGGAATTTCTGAGGGATTGGACCGATGCTGAATTTGTTCGATGCTGGAAAGAACTTAGAAAAATCGCAGACAGAGCTTCGTACTCGCAAGCACCGTTACCGCATAGTGTCTTAAATTTCCTTTTCCTATTCGATTTATGGTTTTGGAAGCGGTATGATCAATGGTGGGAAGAGTGGGGGAAAAAAATTCTACCCGCATTCGAAGAGCTCTGCGAACTAGATTCCTTATTACCGCTCGCTAATTTACGATGGATCGAACCTAGCTTTACCTTCCCAAGTATATTAAAAGAATCGGATGGAAAAAAAATAGAGGCGAAGGATTTAGTGCATCCGTTGATTCACGCAGAAAAGAGAGTTCCGAATAATTTGGAACCGGTTGCACCGGGAGATTTGCTGCTTTTAACCGGCTCTAATATGTCCGGCAAAACGACCTACTTGCGTTCCGTCGGTATTTGCGGAATTTTATCTATGGCCGGTGCGCCGGTTCCGGCTTCCTCCTTTTCCACACCTCTTTTAAAAGTTCACTCGAGTATTCGCAATGAGGACTCGGTAGACGAAGGTATTTCTTTCTTTTACGCGGAAGTGAGAAGACTGGCAAAAATTCTAACCGAAGTCTCGGATTCAAAATCGGAGCATCTGGTTCTTTTGGACGAAATCCTAAAGGGAACCAATTCTAGAGAAAGAACTCTAGCCTGCAAAGGGATTCTCAAACGTCTAAAAAGCTCTCGAGTATTCGGTATCGTAACTACGCATGATCTCGAGTTAGCCGGCTTGAGCGGGCTTTTATTACGTCATTTCCGAGAGGAAATTAAAGACGGTAAAATGAGTTTCGACTATCGAATTCGTCCCGGCATCGTTCAATCTAGCAATGCTTTGGAAGTCTTAAAATTAGAAGGACTAGATTTGGATTTCAATTAG